In the genome of uncultured Campylobacter sp., one region contains:
- a CDS encoding DegT/DnrJ/EryC1/StrS family aminotransferase yields MKEIPFYKAQIDKKEEDLIKSALYNSDIRYSEIFEEDICKYFGVKHAVSTTSGTTALHLALCAMDIKRGDKILCSVNSFPNVAEVIRHFDAEPVFVDIDPISFNITSESLARTIDQNRHKKLKCAFISHIAGLAADIDAISEVAKSENIILIDDACRAMGATYKGAKIGALKSSLISCFQINPQAQDAISTAGFFVTNDDEIASSAQILRNGGIVGDAFYKDGNMSFTYDVDRIGQKYDLNAINSAYAIAQFEKTDAFIKRRKQIAAAYREQLANCPHVTLPSDSEEHIYTQFIVKIDKNRDDFAKALISRGVSVSLHYVPVHLLSYYKSKYNYKVNDFPNALKNYQQILSLPIYTALSDDDVSYICEQIKEIAQNRV; encoded by the coding sequence ATGAAAGAGATACCGTTTTATAAGGCTCAAATCGATAAAAAAGAGGAAGACTTAATCAAAAGCGCCCTCTACAACAGCGATATAAGATATAGCGAAATTTTTGAAGAGGATATTTGTAAATATTTCGGCGTAAAGCATGCCGTATCGACCACGAGCGGCACGACGGCGCTGCATCTGGCGCTTTGCGCGATGGATATTAAGCGCGGAGATAAAATTTTATGCTCCGTAAATTCCTTCCCTAACGTTGCCGAAGTGATCCGCCACTTCGACGCCGAGCCCGTTTTCGTAGATATCGATCCGATAAGCTTTAATATCACGAGCGAAAGCCTTGCTCGCACGATAGATCAAAACCGCCACAAGAAACTAAAATGCGCTTTCATCTCGCACATCGCGGGGCTTGCTGCGGATATAGACGCCATCAGCGAGGTCGCCAAAAGCGAAAATATCATCCTCATCGACGATGCGTGCCGCGCTATGGGCGCTACTTATAAGGGCGCAAAAATCGGAGCACTTAAAAGCTCGCTCATATCGTGCTTTCAGATCAATCCTCAAGCGCAAGACGCGATCTCTACGGCGGGCTTTTTCGTCACGAACGATGATGAGATCGCAAGCTCCGCGCAAATTTTAAGAAACGGCGGCATCGTGGGAGACGCCTTTTACAAAGACGGTAATATGTCCTTTACCTACGACGTCGATCGCATCGGTCAAAAATACGATCTTAACGCTATAAATTCCGCCTACGCGATCGCCCAGTTTGAAAAAACCGACGCTTTTATAAAGCGCCGCAAGCAGATCGCCGCAGCCTACCGTGAGCAGCTCGCAAACTGCCCTCACGTGACGCTTCCAAGCGACAGCGAGGAGCATATCTATACTCAATTCATCGTAAAGATCGACAAAAACCGCGACGATTTCGCCAAGGCGCTGATCTCGCGCGGAGTGAGCGTTTCGCTGCACTACGTACCGGTGCATCTGCTAAGCTACTACAAAAGCAAATATAATTACAAGGTCAATGATTTCCCGAATGCGCTTAAAAACTATCAGCAAATTTTATCCCTACCGATCTACACGGCGCTTAGCGACGACGATGTGAGCTACATCTGCGAGCAGATCAAAGAGATAGCGCAAAATCGTGTTTAA
- the ligA gene encoding NAD-dependent DNA ligase LigA, which produces MNYDEYRSTVDTLNAWARAYYTDDKPIASDEEYDELYSQAEKFEEQNPELALPYSPTRRIGGAISEGFSKLAHGAQMWSMEDIFDDADLLAWLARGEKSGAQFYVEPKFDGASLNLTYEGGVLISAATRGDGLIGEDVTQNARAIKSVPLQIPYAQRIEIRGETLIAKSDFDALNDERATNGESLFSNPRNAAAGSLRQLDSAIVAKRKLKFIPWGVGEHSLNFALHSQIMEFVRSLGFLRDEFCRICKSASEIRSAYEALHSMRASKDLMLDGMVIRVNELSKCAQMGYTVKFPRFMVAYKFPAVEKVTRLREINLQVGRTGAVTPVAVVDSVNIDGANVSNATLHNFDEIARLGLMKNDFVGIIRSGDVIPKITSVFKQRRDGTQSEISRPDRCPVCGEKLLDEGALIKCQNIDCKARVIGSLIYFCSKKCMNIEGLSDATITQLFENGKISKISDIYALGAQDLADLEGFADKKISNLLGAINASKNAPLERFIASLGIEHIGEVAARKIAAAFGQDWLDASEDEILRLEGFGEAMARSLAEFCKINREKILNLSEIITPRAPQMQTTKSAFTDRSVVITGTLSRPRDEFKARLLAMGAKVQGSVSAKTDFVLAGAEAGSKLQKARSLGVRVIDESEFEALASLATTGTNSPSKSELEALVGSGE; this is translated from the coding sequence ATGAACTACGATGAATACAGATCCACAGTAGATACGCTAAATGCGTGGGCGCGGGCATATTACACCGACGATAAGCCAATCGCGAGCGACGAGGAGTACGACGAACTTTATTCGCAAGCGGAGAAATTCGAGGAGCAAAACCCCGAGCTCGCGCTGCCGTACTCGCCTACGCGGCGCATCGGAGGCGCGATCAGCGAGGGCTTTTCCAAGCTCGCTCACGGCGCGCAGATGTGGTCGATGGAGGATATTTTCGACGACGCGGACCTTTTGGCGTGGCTAGCTCGCGGCGAAAAAAGCGGCGCGCAGTTTTACGTCGAGCCGAAATTTGACGGCGCGAGCTTAAATTTAACCTACGAAGGCGGCGTGCTGATAAGCGCGGCGACGCGCGGCGACGGGCTTATAGGCGAAGACGTGACGCAAAACGCAAGAGCTATCAAATCGGTGCCGCTTCAGATCCCCTACGCGCAAAGGATCGAGATCCGCGGCGAGACGCTGATCGCAAAGAGCGATTTTGACGCGCTAAACGACGAGCGCGCCACAAACGGCGAGAGTTTGTTTTCAAACCCACGCAACGCCGCCGCAGGAAGCCTGCGCCAGCTAGATAGCGCGATCGTAGCGAAGCGGAAACTAAAATTTATCCCGTGGGGAGTGGGCGAGCATTCGTTAAACTTTGCGCTGCACTCGCAGATAATGGAATTTGTGCGTAGTCTAGGTTTCTTACGCGACGAGTTTTGCCGCATCTGTAAGAGCGCAAGCGAGATCAGGAGCGCGTACGAGGCGCTACATAGCATGCGCGCGAGCAAAGACCTGATGCTTGACGGCATGGTAATCCGTGTAAATGAGCTTTCAAAGTGTGCGCAGATGGGCTATACGGTGAAATTCCCGCGCTTTATGGTCGCGTACAAATTCCCCGCAGTCGAAAAGGTAACGCGGCTGCGCGAGATCAATCTACAGGTCGGCCGCACCGGCGCGGTCACCCCCGTAGCCGTCGTAGATAGTGTAAATATCGACGGCGCGAACGTTTCAAATGCGACGCTTCATAATTTCGACGAGATCGCGCGGCTGGGGCTGATGAAAAACGATTTCGTAGGCATCATCCGCAGCGGCGACGTGATCCCGAAGATCACGAGCGTTTTCAAACAGCGCAGAGACGGTACGCAGAGCGAAATTTCGCGCCCGGATCGCTGCCCGGTTTGCGGCGAGAAGCTGCTTGACGAAGGCGCGCTCATAAAGTGTCAAAACATCGATTGTAAGGCGCGTGTGATAGGCTCACTGATCTATTTCTGCTCCAAAAAATGCATGAATATCGAAGGGCTAAGCGACGCGACGATTACGCAGCTTTTTGAAAACGGCAAAATTTCAAAGATCAGCGATATTTACGCCCTCGGCGCGCAGGATTTGGCGGATCTTGAGGGCTTTGCAGATAAAAAAATTTCAAATCTTTTGGGCGCGATAAATGCGAGCAAAAACGCGCCGCTTGAGCGCTTCATCGCTTCTTTGGGGATCGAGCACATCGGCGAGGTGGCCGCGCGCAAGATCGCCGCGGCATTCGGGCAGGATTGGCTGGATGCGAGCGAGGATGAAATTTTGCGCTTGGAAGGCTTTGGAGAGGCGATGGCAAGGAGCCTAGCGGAGTTTTGCAAGATAAATCGCGAAAAAATTCTAAATTTAAGCGAAATCATCACGCCGCGCGCGCCCCAGATGCAGACCACTAAAAGCGCTTTCACGGACCGCAGCGTCGTTATCACCGGCACGCTCAGCCGTCCGCGCGACGAGTTTAAGGCCAGGCTTTTGGCAATGGGCGCGAAGGTGCAGGGCTCGGTATCTGCCAAGACCGACTTCGTGCTTGCGGGCGCAGAAGCGGGCTCCAAGCTGCAAAAAGCTCGCTCGCTTGGCGTGCGAGTGATCGACGAGAGCGAGTTTGAAGCGCTTGCGAGCCTAGCGACGACCGGTACAAATTCGCCTAGCAAGAGCGAGCTTGAAGCGCTCGTGGGGAGCGGCGAGTGA
- a CDS encoding tetraacyldisaccharide 4'-kinase, with protein sequence MFKLLIERNLYDPSPAWLALGVILAPLSLLYTLIVCLKRLFAKPQKFKIPIISVGNLTLGGSGKTPLVRALFKEFNWELKTCIILRGYGRKSRGLLEVALDGRILCDVRQSGDEAMEYALSLRGANVIVSEDRATGILRAQTLGFELVILDDGFSKFNISKFDILLRPQSAPKLPFCLPFAAYRYPPFFYKFADFIPAPSDISQGFKIVSAADLQGALNGTDEISNPADEISNLNLKTAADEISDLNLNRAADEISNLNPAAADKISNSKEAGLERSRTILISAIAKPWRLQRFLPLVKAYAFFPDHYDFKKEQILELLRREGAEHILCTAKDYVKLRDFGAEISVILLNLKLSENFIRKIQNYINQAMIK encoded by the coding sequence GTGTTTAAACTCCTAATCGAGCGAAACCTATACGATCCGAGCCCCGCGTGGCTTGCGCTAGGGGTGATTTTAGCGCCGTTATCGCTACTTTATACGCTGATCGTATGCCTAAAAAGGCTCTTTGCTAAGCCGCAAAAATTTAAAATTCCAATAATCAGCGTCGGAAATTTAACCCTCGGCGGAAGCGGCAAAACCCCGCTAGTGCGGGCGCTTTTTAAAGAATTTAACTGGGAGCTCAAAACATGCATCATCCTTCGCGGATACGGGCGCAAAAGCAGAGGCTTGCTCGAAGTAGCGCTCGACGGGCGGATACTTTGCGACGTACGGCAAAGCGGAGACGAGGCGATGGAGTACGCGCTGTCTTTACGCGGCGCAAACGTGATCGTCAGCGAAGATCGCGCCACAGGGATTTTGCGCGCGCAAACTCTCGGCTTTGAGCTGGTGATCTTAGACGATGGGTTTTCCAAATTTAATATCTCTAAATTTGATATCTTGCTACGCCCGCAAAGCGCGCCCAAGCTGCCCTTTTGCCTGCCATTCGCCGCGTATCGCTACCCGCCGTTTTTTTATAAATTTGCAGACTTCATACCCGCGCCGAGCGACATTTCGCAGGGCTTTAAGATCGTTTCGGCAGCGGATCTACAAGGCGCGCTAAACGGCACGGATGAAATTTCAAATCCTGCGGATGAGATTTCAAATTTAAATTTAAAAACTGCCGCAGATGAAATTTCGGATTTAAATTTAAATCGCGCCGCGGATGAAATTTCGAATTTAAACCCTGCGGCTGCGGATAAAATTTCAAATTCCAAAGAAGCGGGTCTTGAGAGATCCCGCACGATCTTAATCAGCGCTATCGCCAAGCCTTGGCGCTTGCAGCGCTTTTTGCCGCTCGTAAAAGCGTACGCGTTCTTCCCCGATCATTATGATTTCAAAAAAGAGCAGATTTTAGAGCTGCTAAGACGCGAGGGCGCGGAGCATATCCTTTGCACGGCGAAAGATTACGTGAAATTGAGGGATTTTGGCGCGGAAATTTCGGTGATTTTGCTAAATTTAAAGCTAAGCGAAAACTTTATCCGCAAAATTCAAAACTACATAAACCAAGCTATGATAAAATAA
- the kdsB gene encoding 3-deoxy-manno-octulosonate cytidylyltransferase, whose amino-acid sequence MIVIPARLASTRFKNKILCEFGGMPMFIKTAQNAAKADRVLIAVDKPQILKIAQDYGFDAVLTAREHQSGTDRIAEAVANAALADDEIVINIQADEPFFESENLIKFKDFANAMITQKGAFMASCYKYISQEAAADPNLVKLVLDNAGFAIYFSRSLIPYPRAACECYLGHIGIYAYSVRNLKRFCALPASALEDTEKLEQLRAISAGEKIAMLGIETASIGIDTPADYERALKEFGNGN is encoded by the coding sequence ATGATAGTAATCCCCGCGCGCCTTGCTTCGACGCGCTTTAAAAATAAAATTTTATGTGAGTTTGGCGGCATGCCGATGTTTATCAAAACGGCTCAAAATGCCGCCAAAGCGGATCGCGTGCTAATCGCCGTGGATAAGCCGCAAATTTTAAAGATCGCGCAAGATTACGGCTTTGACGCCGTTCTCACCGCGCGCGAGCATCAAAGCGGTACCGATCGCATCGCTGAAGCGGTCGCAAACGCAGCGCTTGCGGACGACGAGATTGTCATCAATATCCAAGCCGACGAGCCATTTTTCGAGAGCGAAAATTTGATTAAATTTAAAGATTTTGCCAACGCCATGATTACGCAAAAGGGCGCATTTATGGCAAGCTGCTACAAATACATAAGCCAGGAGGCGGCGGCGGATCCGAATTTAGTCAAGCTAGTGCTTGATAATGCGGGCTTTGCGATCTATTTTTCGCGCTCGCTCATCCCCTATCCACGCGCGGCATGCGAGTGCTACCTCGGACACATCGGCATCTACGCATACAGCGTGCGAAATTTAAAGCGGTTTTGCGCCCTGCCCGCCTCAGCGCTGGAAGATACCGAAAAACTCGAGCAGCTTCGCGCCATAAGCGCGGGCGAGAAGATCGCGATGCTAGGTATCGAGACTGCAAGCATCGGCATCGACACGCCGGCTGATTACGAGCGCGCGCTAAAGGAGTTCGGCAATGGAAATTAA
- the argB gene encoding acetylglutamate kinase produces MIKKSKTAEVIISALPYIRKFRDKIFVVKYGGAAQTDDTLKLDFARDIVLLHMVGIKIIVVHGGGKKINQTLDKIGVQSEFKDGLRVTSKDAIEITEMVLSGAVNKEITALLNQNGAPAIGISGKDGGLLKAKFLDEKKYGFVGEITEVNTKLINDLLQKDYLPVIAPLAGGEADENVSFNINADLCASRIAAALKASKAIFLSDIDGVLDKDGNLISKLDAALISKLKKDGTIAGGMIPKVDACLQCVRNGANAAHIINGKIPHSILLELFTDGGIGSLIKEEI; encoded by the coding sequence ATGATAAAAAAGAGCAAAACCGCCGAAGTCATCATCTCTGCGCTGCCCTATATCCGTAAATTTAGAGATAAAATTTTTGTCGTCAAATACGGCGGCGCGGCGCAAACCGACGATACGCTCAAGCTTGATTTTGCCCGCGATATCGTGCTTTTGCATATGGTCGGCATCAAGATTATCGTCGTGCACGGCGGCGGTAAAAAGATCAATCAGACCCTGGATAAGATCGGCGTGCAGAGCGAGTTTAAGGACGGGCTTCGCGTAACGAGTAAAGACGCGATCGAAATTACCGAGATGGTGCTAAGCGGCGCGGTAAATAAAGAGATCACGGCGCTTTTGAACCAAAACGGCGCGCCCGCGATCGGTATCAGCGGCAAGGACGGCGGGCTTTTGAAAGCGAAATTCCTCGATGAGAAAAAATACGGCTTCGTAGGCGAGATCACCGAGGTAAACACCAAGCTGATAAACGACCTGCTGCAAAAGGACTATCTGCCGGTGATCGCCCCGCTTGCGGGCGGCGAGGCGGACGAAAACGTAAGCTTTAATATCAACGCCGATCTCTGCGCCAGCAGGATCGCAGCCGCGCTAAAAGCGAGCAAGGCGATATTTTTAAGCGACATTGACGGCGTGCTTGATAAAGATGGAAATTTAATCAGCAAACTCGATGCCGCGCTCATTTCGAAGCTTAAAAAGGACGGCACGATCGCAGGCGGCATGATCCCCAAAGTCGATGCGTGCCTGCAATGCGTGCGAAACGGCGCGAATGCCGCGCATATCATCAACGGCAAAATTCCGCACTCGATCCTGCTTGAGCTTTTCACGGACGGCGGTATAGGAAGTTTGATAAAGGAAGAAATTTAG
- the thrC gene encoding threonine synthase — MKLVSTRDFSQKADLSYALLNPSAHGGGLFSPERLPLLSEDFLKQCEELSYKQIALKIIESFDFDVSSEVFESALKRYDKFENPACPVQIKKLSENAYILELYHGPTLAFKDMALQPFGALLKSIAKYRNEKFLIMCATSGDTGPATLEAFADDENIKAVCLYPQGGTSEIQRQQMVKQSAANLKILGVRGNFDDTQRALKSLLADDDFRNELARANLNLSAANSVNFGRILFQIIYYLYASIYFSKHGVLSPEQNLKQSDQCQACGENFSATGANSAQSAKFNTFDVIVPSGNFGNALGAYFAKKMGAKIGKIKIASNANNILTELFTRGIYDLRKRELIRTISPAMDILVSSNVERLLSDMFGDARTSELMQSLARDKFYKLSASELAKLQEIFEADFCDDAQCAKFIKQESSRGVLIDPHTATCFKLLDESRLNLVISTAKWIKFTPSMIGAIKGRACEDERADMIALSKEFRSDIPPQISRLFSAPQVHSSVVEQSEIKNAIMEWIKK; from the coding sequence ATGAAACTGGTTTCAACGAGAGATTTTTCGCAAAAAGCGGATCTTAGCTACGCGCTGCTAAATCCGAGCGCGCACGGCGGCGGGCTTTTCAGCCCCGAGCGGCTGCCGCTTTTGAGCGAGGATTTTTTAAAGCAGTGCGAGGAGCTGAGCTACAAACAGATCGCGCTTAAAATTATCGAGAGCTTCGATTTTGACGTAAGCAGCGAGGTCTTTGAGAGCGCGCTAAAGCGCTACGATAAATTTGAAAATCCCGCCTGCCCCGTCCAGATCAAAAAACTAAGCGAAAACGCCTATATTTTGGAGCTTTACCACGGCCCGACGCTTGCGTTTAAGGATATGGCGCTGCAGCCCTTCGGCGCGCTTTTAAAGAGCATCGCAAAATACAGGAATGAAAAATTTTTAATAATGTGCGCCACGAGCGGCGACACGGGGCCTGCGACGCTGGAGGCCTTTGCGGACGACGAGAATATCAAAGCGGTCTGCCTCTACCCGCAGGGCGGCACGAGCGAGATACAGCGCCAGCAGATGGTCAAACAAAGCGCGGCAAATCTTAAAATTTTAGGCGTGCGCGGCAACTTCGACGATACGCAACGCGCGCTAAAATCGCTGCTGGCTGACGATGATTTCAGAAACGAGCTCGCGCGGGCGAATTTAAATCTAAGCGCCGCAAACTCGGTAAATTTCGGCAGGATTTTATTTCAAATCATCTACTACCTCTACGCTAGCATCTATTTCTCAAAGCACGGGGTATTGAGCCCCGAGCAAAATTTAAAGCAAAGCGATCAGTGCCAGGCGTGCGGCGAAAATTTTAGCGCGACGGGCGCAAACAGCGCGCAGAGCGCTAAATTTAACACCTTCGACGTCATAGTGCCAAGCGGAAATTTCGGCAACGCGCTAGGAGCGTATTTCGCCAAAAAAATGGGCGCAAAGATCGGCAAAATCAAGATCGCTTCAAACGCGAACAATATCCTGACCGAGCTTTTTACGCGCGGCATCTACGATCTACGAAAGCGCGAGCTCATCCGCACGATCAGCCCTGCGATGGATATTTTAGTTAGCTCCAACGTCGAGCGGCTGCTTAGCGATATGTTCGGCGATGCGCGCACGAGCGAGCTGATGCAAAGCCTGGCGCGAGATAAATTTTATAAGCTTAGCGCGAGCGAGCTTGCGAAGCTGCAGGAGATTTTTGAGGCGGATTTTTGCGACGATGCGCAGTGCGCTAAATTTATCAAGCAAGAGAGCAGCCGCGGCGTGCTGATCGACCCGCACACGGCGACCTGCTTTAAGCTACTTGACGAAAGCCGTCTAAATCTCGTCATCTCGACCGCCAAGTGGATTAAATTTACGCCGTCGATGATCGGCGCGATTAAAGGCAGGGCTTGCGAGGACGAGCGAGCCGATATGATCGCGCTTTCGAAGGAATTTCGCAGCGACATTCCGCCACAGATCTCGCGCCTTTTTAGCGCGCCGCAGGTGCATTCTAGCGTCGTGGAGCAAAGCGAGATCAAAAACGCCATAATGGAGTGGATCAAAAAATGA
- a CDS encoding SAM-dependent methyltransferase, which produces MRFDLLVANTLKISRNQATALIKQNKILLRGAVQNRPSAQIAPEQSGEISAIDQIYVSRGALKLAGFLDELAENGLLASCGANSPNLATEISKPYSAEKGADSKATATQKAGEVTTQISSADFAATDKILGADETTEIPSATTAKIAETNTATTRTAKTSAETAELLQTGAGKQTVEFLQTSAGVETTGHLQTDADAETAEILNAAKASKSGGKVGARCSEGSAKLAQTKPSQKDILNLAGADVLDVGSSTGGFVQILLQRGAKSVTALDVGSSQLSEILRRDPRVIVRENTDIREFASKKKFDLITCDVSFISLNLILKSLASLAKSALIVLFKPQFEVGAEIKRNKKGVLKDEKAAHGARAKFERLCAELGLAVLHASACKITGKEGNREFFYLLKRMNNEI; this is translated from the coding sequence ATGAGATTTGATCTGCTCGTAGCAAACACGCTTAAAATCAGCAGAAATCAGGCTACCGCACTGATAAAGCAGAATAAAATTTTGCTGCGTGGCGCCGTGCAAAACAGGCCCTCCGCGCAGATTGCGCCCGAGCAGAGCGGCGAAATCAGCGCGATTGATCAAATTTACGTAAGCAGGGGCGCGCTCAAGCTTGCGGGCTTTCTGGACGAGCTCGCTGAAAACGGTCTTTTAGCAAGCTGCGGCGCAAATTCGCCTAACTTGGCGACAGAAATTTCAAAGCCGTACAGCGCCGAGAAGGGCGCGGATAGCAAAGCGACAGCGACGCAAAAAGCAGGCGAAGTAACGACGCAAATTTCAAGCGCAGATTTCGCGGCTACGGATAAAATTTTAGGCGCGGACGAGACGACCGAAATTCCAAGCGCGACGACGGCAAAGATCGCAGAAACAAATACCGCGACGACCCGTACCGCAAAAACTAGCGCCGAAACGGCGGAGCTTTTACAAACCGGTGCAGGCAAGCAAACGGTGGAATTTTTACAGACGAGCGCAGGAGTCGAGACGACAGGGCATTTGCAAACGGACGCAGACGCCGAGACGGCAGAGATTTTAAATGCGGCGAAAGCCTCCAAATCGGGCGGCAAGGTGGGCGCGCGCTGCAGTGAAGGCAGCGCGAAGCTAGCACAAACAAAGCCCTCGCAAAAAGATATTTTAAATTTAGCGGGAGCCGATGTTTTGGACGTAGGCAGCAGCACCGGCGGGTTCGTGCAGATCTTATTGCAGCGCGGCGCAAAGAGCGTGACCGCGCTTGACGTCGGTAGCTCGCAGCTAAGCGAAATTTTGCGACGTGACCCTCGCGTGATCGTGCGCGAAAACACCGACATCAGGGAGTTTGCAAGCAAGAAAAAATTTGATCTAATTACCTGCGACGTGAGCTTCATTTCGCTAAATTTGATCCTAAAAAGTCTCGCGAGCCTTGCAAAAAGCGCTCTCATCGTGCTATTTAAACCGCAATTTGAAGTCGGCGCGGAGATCAAACGAAATAAAAAAGGGGTGCTCAAAGACGAAAAAGCGGCGCACGGCGCACGGGCAAAATTTGAGCGGCTATGCGCCGAGCTGGGGCTTGCTGTGCTGCACGCTAGCGCCTGCAAAATCACGGGCAAAGAGGGAAATAGGGAATTTTTCTATCTTCTAAAAAGGATGAACAATGAAATTTAA
- a CDS encoding lipocalin family protein: MKFKNLIILAFCALFLGSCAKSLSPKAPLVKNFDISKFSGGWYEIARMKGGGDLQNTAYECFIDKNSTINLLKTAKTSSGKIENEQHVLEFAGDKNVGLLYQKGLISDSLYRVAQVDGDYRYALIFGSDTSELYILSRTKTLPEPIRIVYLKKAKHSGYDTKKIIWTKQQ, translated from the coding sequence ATGAAATTTAAAAACTTAATTATATTGGCGTTTTGCGCGCTATTTTTGGGCTCATGCGCCAAAAGTCTGAGCCCGAAAGCGCCGCTGGTAAAAAATTTCGACATCTCTAAATTTAGCGGCGGCTGGTATGAGATAGCTCGCATGAAGGGCGGCGGCGATCTGCAAAACACCGCGTACGAGTGCTTTATCGATAAAAACTCTACGATTAATCTTCTAAAAACCGCCAAAACAAGCTCTGGTAAAATCGAAAACGAGCAGCACGTGTTGGAGTTTGCGGGCGATAAAAACGTAGGCCTGCTCTATCAAAAAGGCCTGATTTCCGACTCCCTCTACCGCGTGGCGCAGGTGGACGGCGACTATCGCTACGCCCTGATCTTCGGCTCCGATACGAGCGAGCTTTACATCCTCTCGCGCACCAAAACCCTGCCCGAGCCGATCCGCATCGTCTATCTGAAAAAGGCGAAGCACAGCGGCTACGACACCAAAAAAATTATCTGGACGAAGCAGCAATAA
- a CDS encoding riboflavin kinase, producing the protein MANQKSCKDHTEASLRNFKEQNFVTQNSNLQNFTEQNFTSNGENSSQNIKRPRQELSENKTGDVHCADEADTDAACNNETAYGGTCGNGVDAQAQGTLPACAEVLRARLSEQFIRGEIFVTLQGANRDNVRAVAIGNFDGMHLGHQKLFERLGEQGAIIVILAGGGTKLTPFASRQAFTDKKIFYCDLRAIKSLSGGEFIALLRQNFINLQKIVVGEDFRFGRDRAWGAEFLRREFSGQTCVVGEFCLSGDGVHSSRIKELLSRGQCEAAAEFLGRDYEICGRIVRGQGRGAREFVATLNLDASGYFMPKSGVYATVTSVCGARYKSVSFVGERLSTDGAFALETHILGDFAGFEAGLNSAQDRPPCCGGQAAYSAQNLDEISARNSTEISTQNFAASESLDAENKILEATDKNGGAKFACVKFIKFLRENRKFSDLARLKEQILKDASKAEAVLRSRKF; encoded by the coding sequence ATGGCTAATCAAAAATCATGTAAAGACCATACAGAGGCTTCGCTACGGAATTTTAAAGAGCAAAATTTCGTAACGCAGAATTCCAACTTGCAAAATTTTACGGAACAGAATTTCACAAGCAATGGAGAAAATTCATCTCAAAATATCAAACGCCCAAGGCAAGAGCTCAGTGAAAACAAAACCGGCGATGTGCACTGCGCAGATGAAGCAGACACCGACGCCGCTTGCAACAATGAAACGGCTTATGGCGGCACTTGCGGCAATGGCGTAGACGCGCAAGCTCAAGGCACGCTTCCTGCTTGTGCGGAAGTGCTGCGTGCGCGCCTAAGCGAGCAGTTCATACGTGGCGAGATTTTCGTAACGCTACAAGGCGCAAACCGCGATAATGTGCGCGCCGTAGCAATCGGCAATTTCGACGGCATGCACCTTGGACATCAAAAATTATTTGAGCGCCTAGGCGAGCAAGGCGCAATAATCGTAATCCTAGCAGGTGGTGGCACGAAGCTCACCCCTTTTGCGTCGCGGCAGGCTTTTACGGACAAAAAGATTTTTTATTGCGATCTGCGCGCTATCAAAAGCCTTAGCGGAGGCGAATTTATCGCACTTTTAAGGCAGAATTTCATAAATTTACAAAAAATTGTCGTCGGTGAGGATTTTCGGTTCGGGCGCGACAGAGCGTGGGGTGCGGAGTTTTTGCGGCGCGAATTTAGCGGGCAAACCTGCGTCGTAGGGGAGTTTTGCTTAAGCGGCGACGGCGTGCATTCAAGCAGGATCAAGGAGCTTTTATCGCGCGGCCAGTGCGAAGCGGCGGCGGAGTTTTTAGGGCGAGATTACGAGATCTGCGGACGGATCGTACGCGGCCAGGGACGCGGGGCGCGGGAGTTCGTAGCGACGCTAAATCTTGATGCGAGCGGCTATTTTATGCCAAAAAGCGGCGTTTACGCAACCGTCACGAGCGTGTGCGGCGCAAGATATAAAAGCGTGAGCTTTGTGGGAGAGCGCCTTAGCACCGACGGGGCTTTTGCGCTTGAAACGCACATTTTAGGGGACTTTGCAGGCTTTGAGGCGGGTTTAAATTCTGCGCAAGATCGCCCGCCGTGCTGCGGGGGGCAAGCCGCATATTCTGCGCAAAATTTAGATGAAATTTCGGCGCGTAATTCGACCGAAATTTCTACGCAGAATTTTGCGGCGAGCGAGAGCTTGGACGCCGAGAATAAAATTTTAGAGGCTACGGACAAAAACGGCGGCGCGAAATTTGCCTGCGTTAAATTTATAAAGTTCCTACGTGAAAATC